A genomic window from Nomascus leucogenys isolate Asia chromosome 10, Asia_NLE_v1, whole genome shotgun sequence includes:
- the FCAR gene encoding immunoglobulin alpha Fc receptor isoform X8 has translation MDPKETTLLCLGLYGKPFLSADRGLVLMPGENISLTCSSAHIPFDRFSLAKEGELSLPRHQSGEHPANFSLGPVGLNVSGIYRCYGWHHRSPYLWSFPSNALELAVTDSINQDYTTQNLIRMAVAGLVLVTLLAILVENWHSHKALNKEASADVAETSWNQQMCQPGLTFARTPSVCK, from the exons ATGGACCCCAAAGAGACCACCCTCCTGTGTCTTG GCTTGTATGGCAAACCCTTCCTCTCTGCGGATCGGGGTCTGGTGTTGATGCCGGGAGAGAATATTTCCCTCACGTGCAGCTCAGCACACATCCCATTTGATAGATTTTCACTGGCCAAGGAGGGAGAACTTTCTCTGCCACGGCACCAAAGTGGGGAACACCCGGCCAACTTCTCTTTGGGTCCTGTGGGCCTCAATGTCTCAGGGATTTACAGGTGCTACGGTTGGCACCACAGGAGCCCCTACCTGTGGTCCTTCCCCAGTAACGCCCTGGAGCTTGCAGTCACAG ACTCCATAAACCAAGATTACACGACGCAGAACTTGATCCGCATGGCCGTGGCAGGACTGGTCCTCGTGACTCTCTTGGCCATACTGGTTGAAAATTGGCACAGCCATAAGGCACTGAACAAGGAAGCTTCGGCAGATGTGGCTGAAACGAGCTGGAACCAACAGATGTGTCAGCCAGGATTGACCTTTGCACGAACACCAAGTGTCTGCAAGTAA
- the FCAR gene encoding immunoglobulin alpha Fc receptor isoform X1, with the protein MDPKETTLLCLVLCLGQRIQAQEGDSPMPFISAKSSPVIPLGGSVKIECQAIREAYLTQLMILKNSTYQEIGRRLKFWNETNPDFIVNHMDANKAGRYQCQYRIGHYRFRYSDTLELVVTGLYGKPFLSADRGLVLMPGENISLTCSSAHIPFDRFSLAKEGELSLPRHQSGEHPANFSLGPVGLNVSGIYRCYGWHHRSPYLWSFPSNALELAVTDSINQDYTTQNLIRMAVAGLVLVTLLAILVENWHSHKALNKEASADVAETSWNQQMCQPGLTFARTPSVCK; encoded by the exons ATGGACCCCAAAGAGACCACCCTCCTGTGTCTTG TGCTCTGTTTGGGCCAGAGGATTCAGGCACAGGAAG GGGACTCTCCCATGCCTTTCATATCTGCCAAATCAAGTCCTGTGATTCCCTTGGGTGGATCTGTGAAAATCGAGTGCCAGGCCATTCGTGAAGCATACCTGACCCAGCTGATGATTCTAAAAAACTCCACGTACCAAGAGATAGGCAGAAGACTGAAGTTTTGGAATGAGACCAATCCTGACTTCATCGTTAACCACATGGATGCAAACAAGGCAGGGCGCTATCAGTGCCAATATAGGATAGGGCACTACAGGTTCCGGTACAGTGACACCCTGGAGCTGGTAGTGACAG GCTTGTATGGCAAACCCTTCCTCTCTGCGGATCGGGGTCTGGTGTTGATGCCGGGAGAGAATATTTCCCTCACGTGCAGCTCAGCACACATCCCATTTGATAGATTTTCACTGGCCAAGGAGGGAGAACTTTCTCTGCCACGGCACCAAAGTGGGGAACACCCGGCCAACTTCTCTTTGGGTCCTGTGGGCCTCAATGTCTCAGGGATTTACAGGTGCTACGGTTGGCACCACAGGAGCCCCTACCTGTGGTCCTTCCCCAGTAACGCCCTGGAGCTTGCAGTCACAG ACTCCATAAACCAAGATTACACGACGCAGAACTTGATCCGCATGGCCGTGGCAGGACTGGTCCTCGTGACTCTCTTGGCCATACTGGTTGAAAATTGGCACAGCCATAAGGCACTGAACAAGGAAGCTTCGGCAGATGTGGCTGAAACGAGCTGGAACCAACAGATGTGTCAGCCAGGATTGACCTTTGCACGAACACCAAGTGTCTGCAAGTAA
- the FCAR gene encoding immunoglobulin alpha Fc receptor isoform X2 — MDPKETTLLCLGDSPMPFISAKSSPVIPLGGSVKIECQAIREAYLTQLMILKNSTYQEIGRRLKFWNETNPDFIVNHMDANKAGRYQCQYRIGHYRFRYSDTLELVVTGLYGKPFLSADRGLVLMPGENISLTCSSAHIPFDRFSLAKEGELSLPRHQSGEHPANFSLGPVGLNVSGIYRCYGWHHRSPYLWSFPSNALELAVTDSINQDYTTQNLIRMAVAGLVLVTLLAILVENWHSHKALNKEASADVAETSWNQQMCQPGLTFARTPSVCK; from the exons ATGGACCCCAAAGAGACCACCCTCCTGTGTCTTG GGGACTCTCCCATGCCTTTCATATCTGCCAAATCAAGTCCTGTGATTCCCTTGGGTGGATCTGTGAAAATCGAGTGCCAGGCCATTCGTGAAGCATACCTGACCCAGCTGATGATTCTAAAAAACTCCACGTACCAAGAGATAGGCAGAAGACTGAAGTTTTGGAATGAGACCAATCCTGACTTCATCGTTAACCACATGGATGCAAACAAGGCAGGGCGCTATCAGTGCCAATATAGGATAGGGCACTACAGGTTCCGGTACAGTGACACCCTGGAGCTGGTAGTGACAG GCTTGTATGGCAAACCCTTCCTCTCTGCGGATCGGGGTCTGGTGTTGATGCCGGGAGAGAATATTTCCCTCACGTGCAGCTCAGCACACATCCCATTTGATAGATTTTCACTGGCCAAGGAGGGAGAACTTTCTCTGCCACGGCACCAAAGTGGGGAACACCCGGCCAACTTCTCTTTGGGTCCTGTGGGCCTCAATGTCTCAGGGATTTACAGGTGCTACGGTTGGCACCACAGGAGCCCCTACCTGTGGTCCTTCCCCAGTAACGCCCTGGAGCTTGCAGTCACAG ACTCCATAAACCAAGATTACACGACGCAGAACTTGATCCGCATGGCCGTGGCAGGACTGGTCCTCGTGACTCTCTTGGCCATACTGGTTGAAAATTGGCACAGCCATAAGGCACTGAACAAGGAAGCTTCGGCAGATGTGGCTGAAACGAGCTGGAACCAACAGATGTGTCAGCCAGGATTGACCTTTGCACGAACACCAAGTGTCTGCAAGTAA
- the FCAR gene encoding immunoglobulin alpha Fc receptor isoform X3, which translates to MDPKETTLLCLVLCLGQRIQAQEGDSPMPFISAKSSPVIPLGGSVKIECQAIREAYLTQLMILKNSTYQEIGRRLKFWNETNPDFIVNHMDANKAGRYQCQYRIGHYRFRYSDTLELVVTGLYGKPFLSADRGLVLMPGENISLTCSSAHIPFDRFSLAKEGELSLPRHQSGEHPANFSLGPVGLNVSGIYRCYDSINQDYTTQNLIRMAVAGLVLVTLLAILVENWHSHKALNKEASADVAETSWNQQMCQPGLTFARTPSVCK; encoded by the exons ATGGACCCCAAAGAGACCACCCTCCTGTGTCTTG TGCTCTGTTTGGGCCAGAGGATTCAGGCACAGGAAG GGGACTCTCCCATGCCTTTCATATCTGCCAAATCAAGTCCTGTGATTCCCTTGGGTGGATCTGTGAAAATCGAGTGCCAGGCCATTCGTGAAGCATACCTGACCCAGCTGATGATTCTAAAAAACTCCACGTACCAAGAGATAGGCAGAAGACTGAAGTTTTGGAATGAGACCAATCCTGACTTCATCGTTAACCACATGGATGCAAACAAGGCAGGGCGCTATCAGTGCCAATATAGGATAGGGCACTACAGGTTCCGGTACAGTGACACCCTGGAGCTGGTAGTGACAG GCTTGTATGGCAAACCCTTCCTCTCTGCGGATCGGGGTCTGGTGTTGATGCCGGGAGAGAATATTTCCCTCACGTGCAGCTCAGCACACATCCCATTTGATAGATTTTCACTGGCCAAGGAGGGAGAACTTTCTCTGCCACGGCACCAAAGTGGGGAACACCCGGCCAACTTCTCTTTGGGTCCTGTGGGCCTCAATGTCTCAGGGATTTACAGGTGCTACG ACTCCATAAACCAAGATTACACGACGCAGAACTTGATCCGCATGGCCGTGGCAGGACTGGTCCTCGTGACTCTCTTGGCCATACTGGTTGAAAATTGGCACAGCCATAAGGCACTGAACAAGGAAGCTTCGGCAGATGTGGCTGAAACGAGCTGGAACCAACAGATGTGTCAGCCAGGATTGACCTTTGCACGAACACCAAGTGTCTGCAAGTAA
- the FCAR gene encoding immunoglobulin alpha Fc receptor isoform X6: MDPKETTLLCLVLCLGQRIQAQEGDSPMPFISAKSSPVIPLGGSVKIECQAIREAYLTQLMILKNSTYQEIGRRLKFWNETNPDFIVNHMDANKAGRYQCQYRIGHYRFRYSDTLELVVTDSINQDYTTQNLIRMAVAGLVLVTLLAILVENWHSHKALNKEASADVAETSWNQQMCQPGLTFARTPSVCK, from the exons ATGGACCCCAAAGAGACCACCCTCCTGTGTCTTG TGCTCTGTTTGGGCCAGAGGATTCAGGCACAGGAAG GGGACTCTCCCATGCCTTTCATATCTGCCAAATCAAGTCCTGTGATTCCCTTGGGTGGATCTGTGAAAATCGAGTGCCAGGCCATTCGTGAAGCATACCTGACCCAGCTGATGATTCTAAAAAACTCCACGTACCAAGAGATAGGCAGAAGACTGAAGTTTTGGAATGAGACCAATCCTGACTTCATCGTTAACCACATGGATGCAAACAAGGCAGGGCGCTATCAGTGCCAATATAGGATAGGGCACTACAGGTTCCGGTACAGTGACACCCTGGAGCTGGTAGTGACAG ACTCCATAAACCAAGATTACACGACGCAGAACTTGATCCGCATGGCCGTGGCAGGACTGGTCCTCGTGACTCTCTTGGCCATACTGGTTGAAAATTGGCACAGCCATAAGGCACTGAACAAGGAAGCTTCGGCAGATGTGGCTGAAACGAGCTGGAACCAACAGATGTGTCAGCCAGGATTGACCTTTGCACGAACACCAAGTGTCTGCAAGTAA
- the FCAR gene encoding immunoglobulin alpha Fc receptor isoform X4: MDPKETTLLCLGDSPMPFISAKSSPVIPLGGSVKIECQAIREAYLTQLMILKNSTYQEIGRRLKFWNETNPDFIVNHMDANKAGRYQCQYRIGHYRFRYSDTLELVVTGLYGKPFLSADRGLVLMPGENISLTCSSAHIPFDRFSLAKEGELSLPRHQSGEHPANFSLGPVGLNVSGIYRCYDSINQDYTTQNLIRMAVAGLVLVTLLAILVENWHSHKALNKEASADVAETSWNQQMCQPGLTFARTPSVCK, translated from the exons ATGGACCCCAAAGAGACCACCCTCCTGTGTCTTG GGGACTCTCCCATGCCTTTCATATCTGCCAAATCAAGTCCTGTGATTCCCTTGGGTGGATCTGTGAAAATCGAGTGCCAGGCCATTCGTGAAGCATACCTGACCCAGCTGATGATTCTAAAAAACTCCACGTACCAAGAGATAGGCAGAAGACTGAAGTTTTGGAATGAGACCAATCCTGACTTCATCGTTAACCACATGGATGCAAACAAGGCAGGGCGCTATCAGTGCCAATATAGGATAGGGCACTACAGGTTCCGGTACAGTGACACCCTGGAGCTGGTAGTGACAG GCTTGTATGGCAAACCCTTCCTCTCTGCGGATCGGGGTCTGGTGTTGATGCCGGGAGAGAATATTTCCCTCACGTGCAGCTCAGCACACATCCCATTTGATAGATTTTCACTGGCCAAGGAGGGAGAACTTTCTCTGCCACGGCACCAAAGTGGGGAACACCCGGCCAACTTCTCTTTGGGTCCTGTGGGCCTCAATGTCTCAGGGATTTACAGGTGCTACG ACTCCATAAACCAAGATTACACGACGCAGAACTTGATCCGCATGGCCGTGGCAGGACTGGTCCTCGTGACTCTCTTGGCCATACTGGTTGAAAATTGGCACAGCCATAAGGCACTGAACAAGGAAGCTTCGGCAGATGTGGCTGAAACGAGCTGGAACCAACAGATGTGTCAGCCAGGATTGACCTTTGCACGAACACCAAGTGTCTGCAAGTAA
- the FCAR gene encoding immunoglobulin alpha Fc receptor isoform X7, translating to MDPKETTLLCLGDSPMPFISAKSSPVIPLGGSVKIECQAIREAYLTQLMILKNSTYQEIGRRLKFWNETNPDFIVNHMDANKAGRYQCQYRIGHYRFRYSDTLELVVTDSINQDYTTQNLIRMAVAGLVLVTLLAILVENWHSHKALNKEASADVAETSWNQQMCQPGLTFARTPSVCK from the exons ATGGACCCCAAAGAGACCACCCTCCTGTGTCTTG GGGACTCTCCCATGCCTTTCATATCTGCCAAATCAAGTCCTGTGATTCCCTTGGGTGGATCTGTGAAAATCGAGTGCCAGGCCATTCGTGAAGCATACCTGACCCAGCTGATGATTCTAAAAAACTCCACGTACCAAGAGATAGGCAGAAGACTGAAGTTTTGGAATGAGACCAATCCTGACTTCATCGTTAACCACATGGATGCAAACAAGGCAGGGCGCTATCAGTGCCAATATAGGATAGGGCACTACAGGTTCCGGTACAGTGACACCCTGGAGCTGGTAGTGACAG ACTCCATAAACCAAGATTACACGACGCAGAACTTGATCCGCATGGCCGTGGCAGGACTGGTCCTCGTGACTCTCTTGGCCATACTGGTTGAAAATTGGCACAGCCATAAGGCACTGAACAAGGAAGCTTCGGCAGATGTGGCTGAAACGAGCTGGAACCAACAGATGTGTCAGCCAGGATTGACCTTTGCACGAACACCAAGTGTCTGCAAGTAA
- the FCAR gene encoding immunoglobulin alpha Fc receptor isoform X5 has translation MDPKETTLLCLGDSPMPFISAKSSPVIPLGGSVKIECQAIREAYLTQLMILKNSTYQEIGRRLKFWNETNPDFIVNHMDANKAGRYQCQYRIGHYRFRYSDTLELVVTGLYGKPFLSADRGLVLMPGENISLTCSSAHIPFDRFSLAKEGELSLPRHQSGEHPANFSLGPVGLNVSGIYRLHKPRLHDAELDPHGRGRTGPRDSLGHTG, from the exons ATGGACCCCAAAGAGACCACCCTCCTGTGTCTTG GGGACTCTCCCATGCCTTTCATATCTGCCAAATCAAGTCCTGTGATTCCCTTGGGTGGATCTGTGAAAATCGAGTGCCAGGCCATTCGTGAAGCATACCTGACCCAGCTGATGATTCTAAAAAACTCCACGTACCAAGAGATAGGCAGAAGACTGAAGTTTTGGAATGAGACCAATCCTGACTTCATCGTTAACCACATGGATGCAAACAAGGCAGGGCGCTATCAGTGCCAATATAGGATAGGGCACTACAGGTTCCGGTACAGTGACACCCTGGAGCTGGTAGTGACAG GCTTGTATGGCAAACCCTTCCTCTCTGCGGATCGGGGTCTGGTGTTGATGCCGGGAGAGAATATTTCCCTCACGTGCAGCTCAGCACACATCCCATTTGATAGATTTTCACTGGCCAAGGAGGGAGAACTTTCTCTGCCACGGCACCAAAGTGGGGAACACCCGGCCAACTTCTCTTTGGGTCCTGTGGGCCTCAATGTCTCAGGGATTTACAG ACTCCATAAACCAAGATTACACGACGCAGAACTTGATCCGCATGGCCGTGGCAGGACTGGTCCTCGTGACTCTCTTGGCCATACTGGTTGA